The Malus sylvestris chromosome 8, drMalSylv7.2, whole genome shotgun sequence genomic interval CAGTATCTTATTACGGAAAAACACGCGTGCTTTGATCTGTTTTCTTAATCTTAAATTCTTAATGTATTGACTTAGTATCTGTGCAAAAAAGGCATGCTCATTGCTTAGGTGATGGTTGTTATACCGGTTTTGTCTAACTTTCCTTTTCAATGGAGTGCTTATGGATATCAGATGATTGTGTGTTTGATTGGTGTTCACTGAAGGCTGTTTATCTTTACTCTAGTAAAGCTATTGGGACATCTTTACACTTACGAGATTTAAACTAAAAGTCTTGCTACAAATACAGCTACACACAGCAGCCTTTGTCTTATATAGTTGTTTTTTACACTAACATTGCTCCCTCCAGGACAGTTTATATATCTTTTGTAGGATTTTATAGAGCCTCATTCATGGTTTAGGAACAAATGTCATTGCTGTTAATTACTATAGCAACAGTTGAATTGAAACATGGTGTCTATTGCGCTCCCTTTCTTCCTGTTAATTCTAAACTTGGAACAACAGTTCTTTTGGCACCCATGGTATGTTTTGCCTGCATGCTTGAGAATTATttcgtatttttatttttgtcttcttttgctGGTTCTCCTTTCTATTTTTGTACAGTTTCCAATTATTCTTAATAGGGAAAATCATATATATGTCCTGTTTccgatttaaaaaaaaaaaactacatacGGTTTTAGATTCTCCCTGCATTTTGTCTCCTTGGTTCTCAGATCTCCATATATTTTCTATTGTTTAATTTGTGATGTACAAGATGTTCAGATTGATTTTTGAATGATATTTTTTATGATAGGCCTGACACCCTTGTTATTATTAAGTAGTCTTTGTTTCTTGGTATGAGCTCTTGAGCTGAAAATGACCCTCTGCAACTCCTTTGATTTTCAGGAAAAGAAActtcttttggaaaaaaatgGGCCTCATGTTGCAAGGATCTCCATTTTCGAGGTATGCagtaagtttatttatttaccgTAGTGTCCTGGAACACACAATTTCTTCCTTGGTAAGTATGGTATCATATGGCAAGGACAGATATGGCTGTGGTGTCTGGGACTGCACTGTGTCATAGAATTTGGAAtgctttttcacttttttttaagaagaaacgatagaattttattaaaacaaCAGAAGGAATTACAACAAGTGGATAAGAAATCCACCAACTAGCAAAACTAGCTAAGAACTCTCAAGTAGGACTACTTTACAAGTAGGGGAACACAGCCTTACCCTTGCTTTGCAAAGAGGCTGTTTCCACGATGAAGCCGTGACCTTTCGGTCACAAAGGAGGAGCATTTCCGCTGCTAATACCATTTTGAGAATTTGCCTTGTGTACATGTCTGTGTTTACTTATGGCATGCCATGATTATTTCCTGCAGAATGCCATGGTGTTTTTTCTTGCTCTATTACAATTTGtgtatatttttcacttattcaAGTTATTATGCAATGCAGACGAATAAAATGTCCAGAAACAATCTGGTAGGATATTGTGAGATTGATCTACTTGAATTTCTAACCAGGGTGAGCTACCTTCTATGTTGcaataactctctctctctctctctctctctctctgtctctctctttctcttgtcTGTACCAgactacctctctctctctccctccctccgcTGAGCATaaaatgttgttgttgttgcaggaTTCAGATTCCAATTCTGAGACATTGGACTTGTTAAATCCATCAACATCAGACAAGATTGTCGGAAAAATTTGTGTTTCATGCTCTGTTGAGGTGTGCCATGTATAAATCTAGTTTCTTTGTATAAATCTAGTTTCTTTGATTAGTCAGTCTATTTAGGAGTAATAACACTTTGCTGGAAAATTTGACAGGACCCTATTGAAACAGAAAAGAGTTTTGCAAGGCGTATCTTATCTATAGTGGTATGTTCCAATTGCATATGTACTCATATATTAGAAAATGttcttaaatattttattaacatCATTTGATCTTCACATTGACACATCTATGTTGATCTTAACAGTTCTGCTATATTCTACTTCTTGTCCACTATAACATTGCATGTAGTTAAGATATAGTTTCTACTGCACTGCATCACCTTGGGCTGAAGTTCTAATTATGCAGAAACTTTAGTGACATTAAAGTCTTTCCTTGATTGGAAAAGTGCACTCTAAGGTTACATGGAAGATAAACTTGATTCAGTGGTAATTTTGTGTAAATATTACTTCAACCACCTCATTAACGACCCATAGTTCAAAAAGTTAAAAGAAGCTCAAAGGTGCAATGACAAGCTTGGTTTATTGCTCATGAGAAAGTAGTGCTTTTGTTATTGAAAGGAAAGGAATAAcatgtaaaagaaaaaatagaaaggAATAACAGATATTTAATTCGGGGTTACTAATGGAGAAGCAGTGGACTTCTAATGGGACAGGATTATCATTTTTGTGGGGCTTTATTTCTAATGATTTTAGAGACTGGCCTTTCTTGTTGAATGTTGGGTGAGAGTCAGTAGAATTAGCTTATGTGTTGCTGTTTTTGGTTCTCTTTTTGTTTGAAGGATCATGCATTTCAAGTTTGTTACATTGTTTGATATTATTTCCTAGCCTGAATGGAAATATTTGGTTTCTTGAGTCTATTTTCTTGCATGTCTGTTTTCACTATATTAATTGAGGATCATAATGTTTGCATATCAAGCTGATCCATCATTTAAAAGGCCAAATTTCTCGCAACGTTCAATTTTGGCTTCAATAGTTTCTCATGGAAAGTCCTTTAGGATCCTCATATTATTCTCAGTTTTGGCCAAAGAATATCATGTTTTTCCAATTCTTTTCAAACATCTATTGTTTACAACCCATGCATATGGCCACATGAATGACGTTCATCTTTCTTTTGGAAGTTCAAGAGGATAATATATTGGGCCTGTTTGATAATAtgtattatttgttttttcaattaatGACTCAGAGAGGTAGAGGAGATAAATACTAAAGATGAGAGAGGTGAggtagagagattttagatgggTTTTAGTTTTTGTTGTATACTTTACCATTATCTGTAATATATTTCTATAAATTTAGACCATCAAGTGAGACAGAGGCATGGCCAAACTGAGCCAAATGTGTGATTCAGTCCATACGGAGTACATTTGTCGAACTAGGCCTCACACTCGTATAAGTGCCTGCTATCCACCCTAAAACTTGTAATGGGTGGAGTGACCCAGGATCTTATATATTATCAAGCAACGCTTGGAATTTCAGATGCAAAACTTTATATTCTCAACATCTATTTTCTCTGATTTTTTCCCCAATTTTGATAATCCTTCTCAACTCTTTAATTGgaatataaaaacataaaaggcAATAAAACAGAAACGTCATCAAACGAACCAATTTATGTGGGTATATATGATATAAGGGCTGCTGTAGTTTGGATTTCATTCATGAAATGTTAGGATGTTTAGTCTGTGTTTCTGTTGTTGGGCAGTCTAATTtctgttgtttctttttataaTGAATCCATGTTTTTTCTCTTTCCATTTTTAAGCTTTTATCGCCCGTAGTAATTGAAATATGATCTTGTCATATGTCATATTGATGCCTTGTATTCTTATGGCGTAAAGCTGAAGATTCTGAGATATTGTACTGTTCACAGGACTATAACGAAGATGGAAATCTTTCTTTCTCTGAATTTTCTGACTTAATTAATGCTTTCGGGAATCAAGTGGCAGCGAACAAGGTTTGGACTTACGTATTTATTTATATCTTTGTATCTATATTGctattttcaaaatttgtttGAGATCTCTACTCGTGGACCTTATGGAGTTTGCATGGATGCTGTAATTTGCATTCAGCTAAACGAACACGTATATAACCATTTTTAATCCAATTGAGTTCATTTCAAGCTCACTGTAACACACTCAAtacacatttttaatttgttcacGGGTCATGGCTCATCTGAGCCTAGCTCCTAAGTCTAAGTGCCTTTTGGTGTGTGCTTAAAAATTGGTTCTCAGTACATGAAACTAACATCCACAACTCTACATTTGGCCTCCAATTTCAGATGTCTTTGTTACTTTTGTGATACATTTTTAGGCCTGTctgtccttttcttttcctttggttcAATTGTCTCAGAAATGTCTTCCTTCCTTACTAGAAAGAGGAGATTTTTAAAGCTGCTGACAAGAACGGGGATGGTGTTGTTAGCATGGATGAATTGGCTGCCCTTCTTGCCATTCAACAAGAAAAGTAATGATACAAGTAGAAGTTAGAAGAGTTTTGAACCATGAATTGCTACTGTATATGTTACTATTTTGATCTCTTTGCATATCATCACACCTCAAAACAAGACAAAAAAATATCTCTAAGCCTATGCAGTGTtgaaaatgtgaattttattatttttcagcTTCCATGGCTGTCAACATATGTCCATTTGGGGTTATATGTCATACTTATAGTTGTTGTATGTTTATCAGACGAGAATAAAAAATCTGTAGGTTTTATACTGTTTTtaagttttggagaaaattcccttagaaaagtttattgaattgttgTTTGATAGGTTTTAGAAAAATACTTCTTAGTTTTccttacatttaaaaaaaattatgcgtACTTCTGTTTGGAATGGCTTCAACTCAACATTAGATCTAGGAAGAAGAATTATTTGACAAAACTAGAGGCTATGCTCATGTCGTGGAAAAGGTTAGCTCATAAGGGTAATTTCTATTGAAACAAACTTAGACTAATTAAAAGAATGAAAGAATTTCCAGCTTAGGAAACTATTGTCCATTCAAAGAAAATGGGCCTTACTTGTTTTGTTGCCAACTTCAATTGCTATTATGTTTAACACGAATACGACTTGAGACCATTGGTCAGCACATTCTTGTTGGGCTTGTGAGAAAAATTATGGCTAACTGCTCCTAAATTAGTTTGGCCCATCGATTATGTACTTTGGAAACAGTTTTATAATTCTTACAATTTAGGTTCTTTCTTACTATTACCCTTTTTTATGCCAGACCTaagttttcattttatttattttataccaTGATTTTCAGTTTAATTTAAATGCAACTTGTTTGAATGTAGAATTTCCCTTTAGTTCTCATTCTTGAGAAGATGAATAAAACTATTTTGCTTTTCAGGGAACCACTAATGAATTGCTGTCCTGTTTGTGGTGAGACTCTTGAAGTCTCTGATAAGCTGAACTACATGATCCATTTGACCCTTTGTTTCGATGAGGGGACTGGAAAACAGGTCATGACTGGAGGATTTTTGACCGATAAACAGGCTTCTTATGGGTAATAATCTTGTCATATTAACAGGCTTCTTATTGTTGGTGATTCATTTCAGTTGAGTGGATATATCAGTCTGTGCTATACTTGGTATACTAAGGTCATACGTATCTGTAGGTGGATGTTTAAACTCAGTGAATGGGCCCATGTTTCATCTTATGACATTGGTTTAAACTCTGGATCGAGTGCTGCTCATATTGTGGTATACTTTCTTGGTTTAGCTTACTTTTAGATCTGCTAAAGGTTAGATAgatatttattgtttttttcgTTTTAAATATGAATCCCTTTCCATAATGGTATTCATGCTTGAGGTTTTTAGTTGCGACACCGTTCAGACTTTCTCCCTTGCATTGTATATCTGCCTTGCCCTGCCCTTCCCTTGATGTTGTATGTTTTGTAGACTATGTTTTAGCCGAAACGACAAATTGAAAGTTTAAAATGATGCACAAGTGACGAGAGACGGACATGTTCAAACCTTATATTTTGCATGAGTTGAATGAACTCAAGTCTTGTTTGTTCGATTATGAAATGTTTTCATAAGATCTTAACAGTACCACAAGAATGGAACCTCTAGTGTTGAGGTGTTGAATGTTAATGATGTGTTTGctattgttttttaattatatgGATCACTTTCCGTGTTGGCAAGTTCAAATAATTAGAGCATCCAACCCAAAACCAGTTGCatgatataataaaaaattgatcATATTACCAGAGAGCTTAACTGGTATGCATCATAGTGGTTGTTAACCTGGTAAATTTGTTCATTTTTCTCCTCTAGTGTGCCATTGAAGCATTGTAGATGTGATTCAATCTGCTATGTTCCAAAAtgtaattcttttttactttatttttccaTTAACAGTTTATTGCTTCAGGTATTTGATCGGAGGACAAAGAGACTTGTGGAAGAACTGATAGATGAAAAGATTGTTTTGTCTATGAGAGCTATTTACCAGTCAAAACTAGGGCTTGGCCTTTTGGATACAGGTCTGTATTAATTTGAAAATGTAAATACGTGTTGTATCTAATGAAGATGCAGAGGATGTGTTGTGACTCACGAGCACCTTCCTCTTATCTCAATTGACATCTTGTATTACTCAATAAATTCCTTAGGACCATTGACCTTATTTACCTTCCATCTTTTCTATCAACAATGTCAGCTTCCTTATCCTCTAATAAGtgcaatttgtttttaattgctTTTGATTTAAGTTCAATAATCTGATATTAACAACTATAGTTTCAGTTTGCTCATGGTCTTTACCCATGGCCGTGGGGACAGGTTGGTTGTAACTTGTAGCTACGAACACTATCATTATATCTACCCACGCTAAATCTACTTTCACAGGAGACTTGTGGCTTTGAACTGACCGTCAATTGCCTatccaaataataataataataatagttcCTAACTTTTAGAGTTCTTTTGCTAGCTAGCAGCAGGTTTTAGTTTCTCTGAATTCTTTGGtctctttttagtttttattaaccttatttttattaatatggTTCACCAATTTAATGCAGGGGCAAAGGAGCTCCTGCAGAGCATCTCTGAAAAGCAAGGGAGGAAAATGAACTCAGTTGAATCTGCTAAAGATATACCAAAATTTGTCGAATTTTTTAAGGCATGACACTTTTGTTAGAATAACATTCTTATTAATCTGTTATGAACTTTTTTGAATATGCGGCAATACATGGAAAAGACTGGGTTGTGTGTGCGATGCAGTAGCTACAACATTCTCATCACTGGAAACCCAAAATTAAGCTCTCTATTTGATCAGATGTTCTTTCCTTTTGAACTGTTTTTTATCAGTAATGCTCAAGTTCGAATAATGTTATTGTACGTTCATGCTAAGCTGAAGCGACATCCATTTGATGAAGTTTAACTATTTTGTAGGATCAAATCAATTTGGCTGATGTTAAGCACCCTCTGGAACATTTTAAGGTAGGCTGGGGCTTTGGAATCGGATGAAATTCATCATGTTTACCTATGTATTAAAACAGTTCATTCTTGTTTGGCTAATTGATGCATTCTTCACTTTGGTTTAATATGTTTGACCAAATGTATCAAGGGGGTGTTCATGTTTTTCCGCTAAGCTGAAGTTGCATAAAGATGCGTTAGCAGCCCTAACACAAGGCAACAGGATGCCTATATGAATAACTCTTACATATTAGTTGATTTGCAACCTCTTTTTCATTACTATTTCATACTTTATAAATTACCTTATGTTTTATTTCTGCATATTCAGTTCCCCACATGCATGTGCTTTCCTACCTTTATATGTGCCGAGTCAGTGAAAAAAATAACGTACCCTTTTTTGAGTCTACTTTAGTGTTCCCAGTTCCCCATGAATGGCCTTTCTTCACCCCCGCTAGTTTTTTCCAGTTGGCATGCAGGTGAATGCTGGTCTGTTGGGTGTCCTCTATTGTTTTTATAAATCCTGGACTCAAAAgctgaagtttttgtattttgtaatttttatgtattttcttttctctttaacAGATTGGCTGTTGGATCTAGTTTAGTTTCTTTTTGCTTGTGAAATATTCTTACTTTTGCTGGAACGTTTGACATTTGACGTATTCCTTTACATTGTCAAGATGATAAACATCtctaatttctgaatttttgcaTGTAGacatttaatgaattttttgtgAGAGAGTTAAAGCCTGGAGCAAGACCAATTGCCTGTATGGATAGAGATGACGTTGCCGTATGTGCTGCGGATAGCCGTCTTATGGCATTTAAATCTGTTGATGAAAGCCTGAGATTTTGGATTAAggttatttttatcatttttacttgaattcttgttgATGACTTCATTATTTTCTCAAGATTTTTTGGTGCTTGTCTCTTCTTAGTTCCGGGAATTGAATTacataattatttaatttgaaaGCACGAAAGATGGAATTTAAATGATAAATGTGAACCCTTATTCAACTCAACCCTTATTCACTACCTTCTCAGAGACCTAAGATTATAAGGAGCTTGTCTAGAA includes:
- the LOC126631018 gene encoding phosphatidylserine decarboxylase proenzyme 3-like isoform X1, which produces MGHGSSKEESESSLAGSEKSARGSRRSRLKQRLHLHSRAKSVSHHKRLDDAGDFAGIALLTLVQAEMKFKDKWLACLAFGEQTFRTNISPQTDKPVWNSEKKLLLEKNGPHVARISIFETNKMSRNNLVGYCEIDLLEFLTRDSDSNSETLDLLNPSTSDKIVGKICVSCSVEDPIETEKSFARRILSIVDYNEDGNLSFSEFSDLINAFGNQVAANKKEEIFKAADKNGDGVVSMDELAALLAIQQEKEPLMNCCPVCGETLEVSDKLNYMIHLTLCFDEGTGKQVMTGGFLTDKQASYGWMFKLSEWAHVSSYDIGLNSGSSAAHIVVFDRRTKRLVEELIDEKIVLSMRAIYQSKLGLGLLDTGAKELLQSISEKQGRKMNSVESAKDIPKFVEFFKDQINLADVKHPLEHFKTFNEFFVRELKPGARPIACMDRDDVAVCAADSRLMAFKSVDESLRFWIKGRKFSIHGLLGKDQCSSGFIDGSLVIFRLAPQDYHRFHFPVSGTIQKIVNIPGCLYTVNPIAVNSKYCNVFTENKRVVSIISTAEFGKVAFVAIGATMVGSVTFSKKEGDHIKKGEEFGYFSFGGSTVICVFEKDAIEIDEDLLSNSARSLETLVSVGMKLGVPKKQAKTGLPNLEKCVLQD
- the LOC126631018 gene encoding phosphatidylserine decarboxylase proenzyme 3-like isoform X2, with the protein product MGHGSSKEESESSLAGSEKSARGSRRSRLKQRLHLHSRAKSVSHHKRLDDAGDFAGIALLTLVQAEMKFKDKWLACLAFGEQTFRTNISPQTDKPVWNSEKKLLLEKNGPHVARISIFETNKMSRNNLVGYCEIDLLEFLTRDSDSNSETLDLLNPSTSDKIVGKICVSCSVEDPIETEKSFARRILSIVDYNEDGNLSFSEFSDLINAFGNQVAANKKEEIFKAADKNGDGVVSMDELAALLAIQQEKEPLMNCCPVCGETLEVSDKLNYMIHLTLCFDEGTGKQVMTGGFLTDKQASYGWMFKLSEWAHVSSYDIGLNSGSSAAHIVVFDRRTKRLVEELIDEKIVLSMRAIYQSKLGLGLLDTGAKELLQSISEKQGRKMNSVESAKDIPKFVEFFKDQINLADVKHPLEHFKTFNEFFVRELKPGARPIACMDRDDVAVCAADSRLMAFKSVDESLRFWIKGRKFSIHGLLGKDQCSSGFIDGSLVIFRLAPQDYHRFHFPVSGTIQKIVNIPGCLYTVNPIAVNSKYCNVFTENKRVVSIISTAEFGKGALCRIHHVGVWLVHAMFRK